The following are from one region of the Prochlorococcus marinus str. SB genome:
- a CDS encoding potassium channel family protein yields MADWWQWSQKREKEALTFAVVGVGRFGTAVCRELISNGADVLAADYSEKAIDDLRQLEPSIEARVVDCTDEESMKESGILEMNTVVVGISEPIEASITTTLIAKDSEGSKVKRVIARATSDLHEKMLKRVGADKVVFPSRMQGERLGLELVRPNLIERLELDNQTGIDEITVPEEFIGRSLRDLNLRKNYLVNVLAAGPAEKLTVNPPAKYILERGNILVVMGKTVDLQKLPQN; encoded by the coding sequence ATGGCTGATTGGTGGCAGTGGTCTCAAAAGAGAGAAAAAGAAGCCCTCACTTTTGCAGTTGTTGGCGTTGGAAGATTTGGAACTGCTGTTTGTAGAGAACTTATAAGTAACGGTGCAGATGTTTTGGCTGCAGATTATTCGGAAAAAGCTATTGATGATTTGAGACAATTGGAACCTTCTATAGAAGCTAGAGTTGTAGATTGTACTGATGAAGAGTCTATGAAGGAATCTGGAATACTTGAAATGAATACTGTTGTAGTAGGTATAAGTGAACCTATTGAAGCAAGTATAACTACGACACTTATTGCTAAAGATAGTGAAGGCAGCAAAGTGAAAAGAGTAATAGCAAGAGCCACGAGTGACTTGCATGAAAAAATGTTAAAAAGGGTAGGTGCAGACAAAGTTGTCTTTCCTTCCAGAATGCAAGGTGAGAGATTAGGTTTAGAACTAGTTAGACCAAATCTAATTGAAAGATTGGAACTTGATAACCAAACTGGTATAGATGAAATAACTGTTCCAGAGGAATTTATTGGAAGATCTTTGAGAGATTTGAATTTGCGGAAAAATTATTTAGTTAATGTTCTGGCAGCAGGACCTGCTGAAAAGTTAACAGTTAATCCACCAGCAAAATATATCTTAGAAAGAGGAAATATTTTGGTAGTAATGGGAAAAACTGTAGATTTACAAAAATTGCCTCAAAATTAA
- a CDS encoding TrkH family potassium uptake protein: MKFTSKVYKFKDAYKKLSVPQFTIVTGLFIICIGTLMLSSPLCSSSKVGLWEAFFTSTSAITVTGLTIIDIGVDLNFFGQVFLAFMLLSGGLGLMAITTFLQGFVVKGTKLRTRLDKGKTLDEFGVGGIGRTFQSIAITAISIISLGAIFLYSFGFVDIQNNWERLWSSIFHSISAYNNAGFSLRSNSLQDYRANYLVNSVFIFLIVMGGLGWRVIDDIWSNKRNLSYKKLSLHSRLVIRTSLSLIVFGSLGLFITESLLNSQFFNDLNFFERLLSSIFETVSARTAGFTNYPISLNSISDTGLLLLMTLMFIGASTGGTGGGIKTTTFIALMAATRSTLRGQKDVIISNRLISDKVILKAVGITVGSLLFVLLMAMLLSTTNTFVKKESFTFLEILFTCISAFATVGFDIGLTAKLNHFGQFILIVGMFVGRLGILLLLSALWQALYKSRIDRQKRIGYPRADLYV; the protein is encoded by the coding sequence GTGAAATTTACAAGTAAGGTTTATAAGTTTAAAGATGCTTACAAAAAGCTATCTGTACCACAATTTACTATTGTGACAGGCTTATTTATTATTTGCATTGGAACTTTAATGTTAAGTTCTCCATTATGTTCATCTTCAAAGGTTGGTTTGTGGGAAGCATTTTTTACATCTACTTCTGCAATAACCGTTACTGGCTTAACCATAATAGATATTGGTGTTGATTTAAATTTCTTTGGCCAAGTTTTCTTAGCTTTTATGCTTTTATCAGGTGGTCTAGGATTAATGGCTATTACGACATTTTTACAAGGCTTTGTTGTAAAGGGGACAAAGCTAAGAACTAGATTAGACAAAGGAAAGACTCTTGATGAATTTGGAGTTGGAGGAATTGGTAGAACTTTTCAAAGCATTGCTATTACTGCGATTAGTATCATTTCCTTGGGTGCAATTTTTTTATATTCTTTTGGATTTGTAGATATTCAAAATAATTGGGAGAGACTATGGTCCTCAATTTTTCACAGCATATCTGCATATAACAATGCAGGATTTTCTCTAAGGTCAAATAGTCTCCAAGACTATAGAGCAAATTATTTGGTTAATAGTGTTTTTATTTTTCTCATTGTTATGGGTGGATTGGGATGGCGTGTTATTGATGATATTTGGAGTAATAAAAGAAATCTTTCTTATAAGAAATTAAGCCTTCATTCCAGATTAGTTATTAGGACAAGTTTGTCTCTCATAGTATTCGGATCATTAGGATTATTTATCACTGAATCATTGCTAAATAGTCAATTTTTCAATGATTTGAATTTTTTTGAACGGCTATTGTCATCAATCTTTGAAACAGTAAGCGCAAGAACTGCAGGCTTTACAAATTACCCAATCTCCTTGAACTCTATATCAGATACTGGCCTTCTGTTATTAATGACTTTGATGTTTATTGGAGCAAGTACCGGAGGTACTGGTGGAGGCATAAAAACAACTACATTTATTGCTTTAATGGCTGCAACTAGATCAACCTTAAGAGGTCAGAAAGATGTAATTATTAGCAATAGATTAATTTCAGATAAAGTTATTCTAAAAGCAGTTGGAATAACAGTTGGATCTTTGCTTTTTGTTCTTTTAATGGCAATGTTGTTAAGTACAACAAATACCTTTGTTAAGAAAGAATCTTTCACATTCCTAGAAATTCTGTTCACTTGCATATCTGCATTTGCAACTGTTGGTTTTGATATTGGTTTAACTGCAAAATTAAATCATTTCGGCCAATTTATTCTTATTGTCGGCATGTTTGTGGGCAGACTTGGTATCCTTTTGCTTTTAAGTGCACTTTGGCAGGCTCTTTATAAGAGTAGAATAGATAGACAAAAGAGAATAGGCTATCCTAGGGCTGATCTTTATGTTTAG